The following proteins come from a genomic window of Oncorhynchus nerka isolate Pitt River unplaced genomic scaffold, Oner_Uvic_2.0 unplaced_scaffold_83___fragment_2___debris, whole genome shotgun sequence:
- the LOC115118232 gene encoding mothers against decapentaplegic homolog 5-like isoform X1, which translates to MTSMSSLFSFTSPAVKRLLGWKQGDEEEKWAEKAVDALVKKLKKKKGAMEDLEKALSSPGQPSKCVTIPRSLDGRLQVSHRKGLPHVIYCRVWRWPDLQSHHELKPLEVCDYPFGSKQKEVCINPYHYKRVESPVLPPVLVPRHSEFNPQHSLLVQFRNMTHNEPHMPLNATFPESFQQHSGGSGSSFPISPNSPYPSSPASSGGVGTYPNSPASSGPSSPFQLPGRSDTPPPAYMPPDEQMGQEGSMETSSSGPRNMPSGDVQPVEYEEPSHWCSIVYYELNNRVGEAYHASSTSVLVDGFTDPSNNKNRFCLGLLSNVNRNSTIENTRRHIGKGVHLYYVGGEVYAECLSDTSIFVQSRNCNYHHGFHPTTVCKIPSGCSLKIFNNQEFAQLLAQSVNHGFEAVYELTKMCTIRMSFVKGWGAEYHRQDVTSTPCWIEVHLHGPLQWLDKVLTQMGSPLNPISSVS; encoded by the exons ATGACCTCTATGTCCAGCCTGTTCTCCTTCACCAGTCCAGCTGTGAAGCGTCTGCTGGGGTGGAAGCAGGGGGACGAGGAGGAGAAATGGGCTGAGAAGGCTGTTGACGCTCTGGTCAAGAaactgaagaagaagaagggggcCATGGAGGACCTGGAGAAAGCCCTCAGCAGCCCAGGACAACCCA GTAAGTGTGTGACCATCCCTCGGTCTCTGGACGGTCGTCTCCAGGTGTCTCACAGGAAGGGTCTCCCCCACGTCATCTACTGCAGAGTGTGGAGGTGGCCCGACCTACAGTCTCACCACGAGCTCAAACCTCTGGAGGTGTGTGACTACCCCTTCGGCTCCAAGCAGAAGGAGGTCTGCATTAACCCCTACCACTACAAGAGAGTAGAGAGCCCAG TGCTGCCTCCGGTGTTGGTGCCTCGCCACAGTGAGTTCAACCCCCAACACAGCCTCCTGGTCCAGTTCAGGAACATGACTCACAACGAGCCCCACATGCCTCTGAACGCCACCTTCCCAGAGTCCTTCCAGCAGCACAGTGGGGGCAGCGGCTCCTCCTTCCCAATCTCCCCCAACTCCCCCTACCCTTCCTCCCCAGCCTCCAGCGGAGGGGTGGGCACCTACCCCAACTCTCCTGCCAGCTCCGGGCCCTCCAGCCCCTTCCAGCTTCCAGGTAGAT CTGATACCCCACCCCCGGCTTACATGCCCCCTGACGAGCAGATGGGACAGGAGGGGTCCATGGAGACCAGCAGCAGCGGGCCCAGGAACATGCCTAGTGGGG ATGTGCAGCCAGTGGAGTACGAGGAACCGAGCCACTGGTGCAGTATTGTGTACTATGAGTTGAACAACAGAGTGGGCGAAGCCTACCATGCTTCTTCTACCAGCGTCCTGGTGGACGGCTTCACCGACCCCTCCAACAACAAGAACCGCTTCTGCCTGGGGTTGCTCTCCAACGTCAACCGCAACTCGACCATAGAGAACACACGCCGCCACATCGGCAAAG gcgtCCACCTGTACTATGTAGGAGGTGAGGTGTATGCAGAGTGTCTGAGTGACACCAGTATCTTCGTTCAGAGTCGTAACTGTAACTATCATCATGGTTTCCACCCCACCACGGTGTGTAAGATCCCTAGTGGCTGCAGTCTGAAGATCTTTAACAACCAGGAATTTGCTCAGCTACTGGCCCAGTCTGTGAACCATGGCTTTGAGGCTGTCTACGAACTGACCAAGATGTGCACCATCCGAATGAGCTTTGTAAAG GGCTGGGGAGCCGAGTATCACCGACAAGATGTCACCAGCACCCCCTGTTGGATAGAAGTGCACCTTCACGGCCCTCTGCAGTGGCTGGATAAAGTGCTGACACAGATGGgctctcctctcaaccccatcTCTTCAGTGTCTTAA
- the LOC115118232 gene encoding mothers against decapentaplegic homolog 5-like isoform X2: protein MTSMSSLFSFTSPAVKRLLGWKQGDEEEKWAEKAVDALVKKLKKKKGAMEDLEKALSSPGQPSKCVTIPRSLDGRLQVSHRKGLPHVIYCRVWRWPDLQSHHELKPLEVCDYPFGSKQKEVCINPYHYKRVESPVLPPVLVPRHSEFNPQHSLLVQFRNMTHNEPHMPLNATFPESFQQHSGGSGSSFPISPNSPYPSSPASSGGVGTYPNSPASSGPSSPFQLPADTPPPAYMPPDEQMGQEGSMETSSSGPRNMPSGDVQPVEYEEPSHWCSIVYYELNNRVGEAYHASSTSVLVDGFTDPSNNKNRFCLGLLSNVNRNSTIENTRRHIGKGVHLYYVGGEVYAECLSDTSIFVQSRNCNYHHGFHPTTVCKIPSGCSLKIFNNQEFAQLLAQSVNHGFEAVYELTKMCTIRMSFVKGWGAEYHRQDVTSTPCWIEVHLHGPLQWLDKVLTQMGSPLNPISSVS from the exons ATGACCTCTATGTCCAGCCTGTTCTCCTTCACCAGTCCAGCTGTGAAGCGTCTGCTGGGGTGGAAGCAGGGGGACGAGGAGGAGAAATGGGCTGAGAAGGCTGTTGACGCTCTGGTCAAGAaactgaagaagaagaagggggcCATGGAGGACCTGGAGAAAGCCCTCAGCAGCCCAGGACAACCCA GTAAGTGTGTGACCATCCCTCGGTCTCTGGACGGTCGTCTCCAGGTGTCTCACAGGAAGGGTCTCCCCCACGTCATCTACTGCAGAGTGTGGAGGTGGCCCGACCTACAGTCTCACCACGAGCTCAAACCTCTGGAGGTGTGTGACTACCCCTTCGGCTCCAAGCAGAAGGAGGTCTGCATTAACCCCTACCACTACAAGAGAGTAGAGAGCCCAG TGCTGCCTCCGGTGTTGGTGCCTCGCCACAGTGAGTTCAACCCCCAACACAGCCTCCTGGTCCAGTTCAGGAACATGACTCACAACGAGCCCCACATGCCTCTGAACGCCACCTTCCCAGAGTCCTTCCAGCAGCACAGTGGGGGCAGCGGCTCCTCCTTCCCAATCTCCCCCAACTCCCCCTACCCTTCCTCCCCAGCCTCCAGCGGAGGGGTGGGCACCTACCCCAACTCTCCTGCCAGCTCCGGGCCCTCCAGCCCCTTCCAGCTTCCAG CTGATACCCCACCCCCGGCTTACATGCCCCCTGACGAGCAGATGGGACAGGAGGGGTCCATGGAGACCAGCAGCAGCGGGCCCAGGAACATGCCTAGTGGGG ATGTGCAGCCAGTGGAGTACGAGGAACCGAGCCACTGGTGCAGTATTGTGTACTATGAGTTGAACAACAGAGTGGGCGAAGCCTACCATGCTTCTTCTACCAGCGTCCTGGTGGACGGCTTCACCGACCCCTCCAACAACAAGAACCGCTTCTGCCTGGGGTTGCTCTCCAACGTCAACCGCAACTCGACCATAGAGAACACACGCCGCCACATCGGCAAAG gcgtCCACCTGTACTATGTAGGAGGTGAGGTGTATGCAGAGTGTCTGAGTGACACCAGTATCTTCGTTCAGAGTCGTAACTGTAACTATCATCATGGTTTCCACCCCACCACGGTGTGTAAGATCCCTAGTGGCTGCAGTCTGAAGATCTTTAACAACCAGGAATTTGCTCAGCTACTGGCCCAGTCTGTGAACCATGGCTTTGAGGCTGTCTACGAACTGACCAAGATGTGCACCATCCGAATGAGCTTTGTAAAG GGCTGGGGAGCCGAGTATCACCGACAAGATGTCACCAGCACCCCCTGTTGGATAGAAGTGCACCTTCACGGCCCTCTGCAGTGGCTGGATAAAGTGCTGACACAGATGGgctctcctctcaaccccatcTCTTCAGTGTCTTAA